Proteins co-encoded in one Flavobacterium fluviale genomic window:
- a CDS encoding S41 family peptidase, translating to MKKITLLLFIIFSQTIFSAGKITETEKLSATCKVWGFLKYYHPKVAGGEVNWNDQLVEKLPKIEKAQTKEEFSLILENWIDDLGPVKETAPIAVPKDVKFFDKNFDLSWFNNKLFSKRLSKKLKFIEDNRFQGEQFYIYGVENAGNVGLRNENLKHPDFTYKNSKLRMVFMYWNLVEYFFPDKYLMDQKWDITLEKIIPLVIKADNQDDFYEVMRKLVSKINDSHTEFYAYTNAATPKIRNYFPGYGKIIDDKLIVTEILADSLAQADDIKVGTVITKINDKTIEELIAENRDFICASNEPKYLDKLAEKILRSYTDDKIKVEFFKNDNYETKTMVWYNYHDSHRNEFKKGARKKKEKFKLLDHNIGYVDMGVIGVKNIPDMIEALKNTKAIVFDMRNYPKGTFEAIGNFLNPQEKKFAIYTHPDLSYPGRYKWSEGTSIGFDNKEYYKGKVVILLNEKAQSQAEWTAMCFQTAGNTTIVGSQTSGADGNVSIFDFEGFNTQFSGIGVYYPDGRETQRIGIIPDIEIKPTIKGIQEGKDEVLDRAILFIETGK from the coding sequence ATGAAGAAAATTACGCTGCTTCTTTTTATCATTTTTTCTCAAACCATTTTTAGCGCAGGCAAAATTACTGAAACCGAAAAGCTTTCTGCAACCTGCAAAGTCTGGGGGTTTTTGAAATATTATCATCCGAAAGTTGCTGGAGGAGAAGTTAATTGGAACGATCAATTAGTAGAAAAACTTCCTAAAATAGAAAAAGCGCAGACAAAAGAAGAGTTTTCACTAATACTAGAAAATTGGATTGATGATTTAGGACCAGTAAAAGAAACAGCGCCAATTGCAGTACCAAAAGATGTAAAATTTTTTGACAAGAATTTCGATTTAAGTTGGTTTAATAATAAGCTGTTTTCTAAAAGACTTTCGAAGAAATTAAAATTTATTGAAGACAATAGATTTCAAGGTGAGCAGTTTTACATATACGGAGTAGAAAATGCTGGGAATGTTGGTTTGAGAAATGAAAATCTTAAGCATCCGGATTTTACATATAAGAATTCAAAACTTCGAATGGTATTTATGTATTGGAATTTAGTAGAATATTTTTTTCCGGATAAATATTTAATGGATCAGAAATGGGATATTACTTTAGAAAAAATCATACCACTTGTAATTAAAGCAGATAATCAGGATGATTTTTATGAAGTAATGAGAAAATTGGTATCAAAAATTAATGACAGTCATACGGAGTTTTATGCTTATACAAATGCAGCAACGCCAAAAATAAGAAACTACTTTCCAGGCTACGGTAAGATCATTGATGATAAACTTATAGTTACAGAAATTTTGGCTGATAGTCTGGCTCAGGCAGATGATATAAAAGTTGGTACCGTAATTACAAAAATAAACGATAAAACAATAGAGGAGCTTATCGCAGAGAATAGAGATTTTATTTGTGCTTCAAATGAACCTAAATATTTAGATAAACTGGCAGAGAAAATTTTAAGAAGTTACACTGATGATAAAATAAAAGTAGAGTTTTTTAAAAACGATAATTATGAGACAAAAACAATGGTTTGGTATAATTATCATGATTCGCACAGAAATGAATTTAAAAAAGGAGCACGAAAAAAGAAGGAAAAATTTAAGCTTTTAGATCATAATATCGGTTATGTTGATATGGGTGTTATTGGCGTTAAAAATATTCCAGATATGATTGAAGCACTAAAAAACACTAAAGCAATTGTTTTTGATATGAGAAATTATCCTAAGGGGACTTTTGAAGCAATAGGAAATTTTTTAAATCCACAAGAAAAGAAATTTGCAATTTACACACATCCAGATTTAAGCTATCCAGGACGATATAAATGGAGCGAAGGAACTTCAATAGGTTTTGATAATAAGGAGTATTATAAAGGTAAAGTGGTTATTTTGCTGAATGAAAAAGCACAAAGTCAGGCAGAATGGACTGCGATGTGTTTTCAAACGGCCGGAAATACAACAATTGTTGGAAGTCAAACTTCTGGTGCAGACGGAAATGTTTCCATATTTGATTTCGAAGGATTTAATACACAGTTCTCAGGAATTGGCGTTTATTATCCAGACGGACGCGAAACACAAAGAATTGGCATCATTCCTGATATTGAAATAAAACCAACCATAAAAGGAATTCAGGAAGGAAAAGATGAGGTTTTAGATCGTGCCATATTGTTTATTGAAACTGGAAAATAG
- a CDS encoding LysR substrate-binding domain-containing protein, with product MEIYQLQYFIKTAEVLHFTKAAELCFVTQSGLSQQIKKLEEELGMPLFKRIGKKVQLTEAGSVFLIHAKKVVEKVENGKQAIEDLNEMIGGELRIGVTYIFGLLILPVVNAFAKKYQNLKIIVEYGTTEVLEQKLLDNELDLVFVISSHEIEMQIQKVPLFASNMVMVVSKNHALAHLDKIAFKKIEEIPLILPGKGSNSREYVEELFKKFNMKPKISIELQSIHALLQMVENSDWATIVAEMALKDWDDLKAIQITGVITKRDSYMLTLGSYQKKAVKLFMEEFKKSI from the coding sequence ATGGAAATTTATCAATTGCAATATTTTATCAAAACCGCTGAGGTTTTGCATTTTACCAAAGCTGCAGAATTGTGTTTTGTAACACAATCAGGACTTTCACAGCAAATTAAAAAGCTGGAAGAAGAGCTTGGAATGCCACTGTTTAAGCGAATTGGAAAAAAAGTACAACTGACAGAAGCAGGTTCGGTTTTTTTAATTCATGCTAAAAAAGTGGTAGAAAAAGTAGAAAACGGAAAACAGGCAATCGAAGATTTAAACGAAATGATCGGCGGAGAACTTCGAATTGGAGTTACATATATTTTTGGTCTTTTGATATTACCAGTTGTAAATGCGTTTGCTAAGAAATACCAAAATCTCAAAATTATTGTCGAGTATGGAACTACCGAGGTTTTGGAACAGAAATTACTTGATAACGAATTAGATTTAGTATTCGTTATTTCGTCACACGAAATTGAAATGCAGATTCAGAAAGTACCATTATTTGCTTCAAATATGGTTATGGTGGTTTCTAAAAATCATGCTTTAGCCCATTTGGATAAGATCGCTTTTAAGAAAATAGAAGAGATTCCGCTGATATTGCCAGGCAAAGGATCCAATTCGCGAGAATATGTCGAAGAACTGTTTAAAAAGTTTAATATGAAACCTAAAATTTCAATAGAGCTCCAGTCCATTCACGCATTATTGCAAATGGTAGAAAATAGCGATTGGGCAACAATTGTTGCCGAGATGGCTCTAAAAGATTGGGACGATCTCAAAGCTATTCAAATTACAGGAGTTATTACTAAACGAGATTCATATATGCTCACGCTGGGAAGCTACCAAAAGAAAGCAGTAAAACTGTTTATGGAAGAATTTAAAAAAAGCATTTAA
- a CDS encoding TatD family hydrolase yields the protein MNLKPIITDTHTHLYSEEFDQDRDEMIQRAIDAGITRFFIPAIDAAATQSMYDLEKNYPENIFLMMGLHPTYVKDNYLDEIAHVETELAKRKFYAVGEIGIDLYWDKTHLKEQQIAFKRQIQLAKQYKLPIVIHCREAFDEIFEILEEEKSEDLFGIFHCFSGTLLQAQQAISYNMKLGIGGVVTFKNGKIDQFLNQIDLKHIVLETDSPYLAPIPYRGKRNESSYLVNVISKLAALYDVSEEEIAAVTTQNSKDVFGI from the coding sequence TTGAATTTGAAACCTATTATTACAGATACGCACACTCATTTATATTCTGAAGAATTTGATCAGGATCGCGATGAAATGATTCAGCGCGCTATCGATGCCGGAATTACACGCTTTTTTATTCCAGCTATCGATGCAGCTGCGACTCAGTCCATGTACGATTTGGAGAAAAATTATCCTGAAAATATATTCCTGATGATGGGACTGCATCCCACTTATGTAAAAGATAATTATCTCGACGAAATAGCACATGTAGAAACTGAATTAGCTAAAAGAAAGTTCTATGCAGTTGGTGAAATCGGAATCGATTTGTACTGGGACAAAACACATCTTAAAGAACAACAGATTGCTTTTAAGAGGCAAATTCAACTAGCAAAACAATATAAACTTCCAATCGTAATTCATTGTCGAGAAGCTTTTGACGAGATCTTTGAAATTTTAGAAGAAGAAAAATCTGAAGATTTGTTTGGGATTTTTCATTGTTTTTCCGGAACTTTATTACAAGCGCAGCAGGCTATTTCTTATAATATGAAATTAGGAATTGGCGGAGTTGTAACATTCAAGAACGGAAAAATTGATCAGTTTTTAAATCAGATTGATTTAAAACATATTGTTTTGGAGACAGATTCGCCTTATTTAGCGCCGATTCCTTACAGAGGAAAAAGAAATGAAAGCAGCTATTTAGTCAATGTAATTTCTAAGCTGGCAGCGTTATATGATGTTTCTGAAGAAGAGATTGCAGCAGTCACAACTCAAAACTCCAAAGACGTTTTTGGGATTTAA
- a CDS encoding SGNH/GDSL hydrolase family protein has protein sequence MKPHFKQIVTIILSAFLLSCSSSEEPAPITTTPPVVNPPTTPNPPIASSINYLALGDSYTIGQSVCATCRFPEQLKTSLNAMYSSTISLKIIATTGWTTSNLLSSINTQNPEPNYDLVTLLIGVNNQYQRRNFSVYEKEFPELVTKAIMLAKGDRKNVVVISIPDYAYTPYGKALAGDQTSTISSEIDQYNSFAEKYCINNQIAFVSITDITRQGLNSPNLVASDGLHPSETAYKMFVDKMMPEIKKALHN, from the coding sequence ATGAAACCACATTTTAAACAAATAGTTACCATTATACTGTCTGCATTTCTTCTGAGCTGCAGTTCATCTGAAGAGCCCGCTCCTATTACAACTACTCCTCCAGTTGTAAATCCGCCTACGACACCAAATCCGCCCATTGCAAGTTCAATCAACTATTTAGCATTAGGCGATAGTTATACCATCGGGCAGAGTGTTTGTGCTACATGTCGTTTTCCAGAACAATTAAAAACTAGTTTAAACGCGATGTACTCTAGTACAATTTCGCTGAAAATAATTGCAACAACCGGCTGGACAACATCCAACTTACTTTCGTCCATAAATACACAAAATCCAGAACCTAATTACGATCTCGTTACACTTTTAATCGGCGTTAACAACCAGTATCAACGTAGAAATTTTTCGGTTTATGAAAAAGAGTTTCCAGAATTGGTAACCAAAGCAATCATGCTCGCCAAAGGCGACCGAAAAAATGTTGTAGTCATTTCTATTCCAGATTATGCGTATACACCTTACGGAAAAGCTCTCGCTGGCGATCAAACCTCAACGATTTCTTCAGAAATAGATCAGTACAACTCATTTGCAGAGAAGTATTGCATCAACAACCAAATTGCTTTTGTATCCATTACAGACATTACGCGCCAAGGACTCAACAGTCCAAATCTGGTGGCTTCAGATGGCTTACATCCTTCAGAAACAGCCTATAAAATGTTTGTGGACAAAATGATGCCGGAGATAAAAAAAGCACTGCATAATTAA
- a CDS encoding 1-acyl-sn-glycerol-3-phosphate acyltransferase codes for MQKFDAIRPFYDSEINEALHDVVNHPMMKTMMNFTFPEVEDEVWKDQLKKTHSIRDFQCNFIYNTIQKVLEKSSEGLTTSGFEKLEKNTSYLFISNHRDILLDTTLLNVCLFEHGLVMTASAIGDNLVKKAFLATLAKLNRNFLVLRGLTPREMLQSSKLLAEYMGQLLLRENRSVWIAQREGRTKDGNDETNPGVLKMIGMGSDEANLMDYFKKLKIVPVSISYEYDPTDVLKMPQLMAEANNEVYVKDKNEDFMTILSGIMGTKKRIHISVGDVLDQEIDQIVAENDNVNKQIQALAQTIDDMVLKNYQLWPTNFIAYDILNETDKFAHKYKESEKSLFERRLEMRIGSDNPVTRQGFLAMYANPVVNKLKYQDVI; via the coding sequence ATGCAGAAATTTGATGCCATTCGACCGTTTTATGATTCCGAAATAAATGAAGCACTTCATGATGTGGTAAATCATCCGATGATGAAAACCATGATGAACTTTACTTTTCCGGAAGTAGAAGATGAGGTTTGGAAGGATCAATTAAAGAAGACACATTCGATTCGTGATTTTCAATGCAACTTTATTTATAATACAATACAAAAGGTTTTAGAAAAAAGCTCTGAAGGACTTACAACTTCTGGTTTTGAAAAACTTGAAAAAAATACTTCTTATTTGTTTATCTCAAATCACAGGGATATTCTTTTAGATACAACATTACTAAATGTCTGTCTTTTCGAACATGGTTTGGTTATGACGGCATCGGCGATTGGAGATAATCTGGTTAAAAAAGCTTTTTTGGCTACTTTGGCAAAACTGAATAGAAACTTTTTAGTTTTAAGAGGATTAACACCTCGTGAAATGCTTCAAAGTTCAAAATTATTAGCCGAATACATGGGGCAGTTACTGCTTCGCGAAAATCGTTCGGTTTGGATTGCCCAAAGAGAAGGAAGAACAAAAGACGGAAACGACGAAACCAATCCAGGAGTTTTAAAAATGATCGGAATGGGTTCTGACGAAGCAAACTTAATGGATTATTTTAAGAAATTAAAAATCGTTCCAGTTTCGATCTCTTATGAATACGACCCTACAGATGTTTTGAAAATGCCGCAATTAATGGCAGAAGCAAACAACGAAGTTTACGTTAAAGATAAAAACGAAGATTTCATGACCATTTTAAGTGGTATTATGGGAACTAAAAAGAGAATCCATATTTCTGTTGGAGATGTTTTAGACCAAGAAATAGACCAAATTGTAGCTGAAAATGATAATGTTAATAAACAAATTCAGGCTTTGGCACAAACTATTGATGATATGGTTTTGAAAAACTACCAATTATGGCCAACTAATTTTATTGCTTACGATATTTTAAACGAGACTGATAAATTTGCACACAAATACAAAGAGAGCGAAAAATCGCTTTTTGAGCGTCGTTTAGAAATGCGTATCGGAAGCGATAATCCTGTTACCAGACAAGGATTTTTGGCAATGTATGCCAATCCTGTTGTCAATAAATTAAAATACCAAGATGTCATCTAA
- a CDS encoding asparaginase, translated as MSSKAKILLIYTGGTIGMSKDFETGALKAFNFGKLIQKIPEIKQLDCEIESISFEHPIDSSNMNPEMWTKIATIIEENYAVYDGFVVLHGSDTMSYSASALSFMLENLSKPVVFTGSQLPIGDLRTDAKENLITAIQIASLLENGKPVITEVCLYFEYKLYRGNRTSKVNAEHFRAFTAPNYPELVESGVHLKLNRHLFLPINKNSDLIVHKNLNNHVAIIKMFPGMSEVVLASILAIPDLKGIVLETYGSGNAPTEDWFLNLIEKAIQSGLHIVNVTQCSGGSVNMGQYETSTALKSLGVISGKDITTEAAITKLMYLLGHNIPQNEFKDIFETALRGEIS; from the coding sequence ATGTCATCTAAAGCAAAAATATTATTGATTTATACCGGAGGAACCATCGGTATGAGCAAAGACTTTGAGACAGGGGCGCTTAAAGCCTTCAATTTTGGTAAATTAATACAAAAGATTCCAGAAATTAAACAATTGGACTGTGAAATCGAATCTATTTCATTTGAACATCCAATTGATTCTTCAAATATGAATCCCGAAATGTGGACAAAAATTGCCACAATTATCGAGGAAAATTACGCTGTTTATGACGGATTTGTCGTCCTTCACGGATCAGATACAATGTCATATTCGGCTTCTGCATTGAGTTTTATGCTCGAGAATTTGTCTAAACCTGTTGTGTTTACTGGTTCTCAGCTTCCAATTGGAGACTTACGTACAGATGCAAAAGAAAACCTGATTACAGCGATTCAGATTGCTTCTCTTCTAGAAAACGGAAAACCAGTTATTACCGAAGTCTGCTTGTATTTTGAATACAAATTGTACCGCGGTAACCGAACTTCTAAAGTAAATGCAGAACATTTTAGAGCTTTTACAGCACCAAATTATCCTGAATTAGTAGAGTCTGGTGTTCACCTAAAATTAAATAGACATTTATTTCTCCCAATAAATAAAAACTCCGATTTGATCGTTCACAAAAATCTGAACAATCATGTGGCAATAATCAAAATGTTTCCAGGAATGAGCGAAGTAGTTTTGGCTTCAATTCTTGCTATTCCAGATTTGAAAGGAATAGTTTTAGAAACCTACGGCTCAGGAAATGCTCCGACAGAAGATTGGTTTTTAAATTTAATTGAGAAAGCAATTCAGTCGGGATTGCATATTGTAAATGTTACACAATGCTCAGGCGGAAGCGTAAATATGGGTCAATACGAAACTAGTACAGCTTTAAAATCGCTTGGAGTTATTTCAGGAAAAGACATTACTACCGAAGCAGCAATTACAAAATTAATGTACCTCCTTGGTCATAATATTCCACAAAACGAATTTAAAGATATTTTTGAAACTGCTTTGCGCGGGGAGATATCGTAG
- a CDS encoding MFS transporter — protein sequence MFKALKSKNFKLFFYGQSVSVIGTWLQKTAVSWMVYSITGSVFLLGLATFLSMIPSLFLAPLAGSIIGRYDKHRAMIVLQSLAMLQAGTLALLIYLKIYNINFILALSLIQGIINAFDMTCRQTMMIDIVDKREDLPNAVALNSTMNNFARIAGPALAGIILHQYGEDICFIGNFVSYVPVLISLLMMKITPHIKAENKLNMLDDLIEGLDYVKKETEMARMLLMLTCSSLFVISFNTLMPVFAKDIFSGNAQTFSWFESAAGIGSVLSAVYIANLKSAENMNKLMIAASLLLGFSIIILAVSSSLTVALICMTLSGVGMMGQTSSINIYIQTQSTVNMRSRSISYYMMAYQGMIPVGSLIIGYLSHFIGTRNTVVIQGVICIISVIVYVYYKNHKASEDLETCPVPYQNSKN from the coding sequence ATGTTTAAAGCATTAAAATCAAAAAATTTCAAATTATTCTTTTATGGTCAATCTGTTTCCGTAATTGGAACCTGGCTGCAGAAAACCGCCGTGAGCTGGATGGTTTACAGTATAACAGGATCTGTTTTTCTGCTGGGATTAGCGACTTTTTTAAGTATGATTCCGTCTCTGTTTTTAGCTCCTTTGGCAGGAAGCATTATCGGACGTTACGATAAACACCGTGCTATGATTGTTTTGCAGTCTCTTGCAATGCTTCAGGCTGGAACTTTAGCTTTGCTTATTTACCTTAAAATTTACAATATCAACTTTATTCTGGCTTTGAGTCTTATTCAGGGAATTATCAATGCTTTTGATATGACCTGCCGTCAAACGATGATGATCGATATTGTTGATAAAAGAGAAGATCTTCCAAATGCCGTTGCGCTTAACTCTACAATGAACAACTTTGCCCGTATTGCCGGACCTGCACTTGCGGGAATTATTCTGCACCAATATGGAGAGGATATTTGTTTCATCGGGAACTTTGTTAGCTATGTTCCTGTTTTGATTTCATTGCTGATGATGAAAATTACACCGCACATTAAAGCCGAAAATAAGTTAAATATGCTGGATGATCTTATTGAAGGCTTGGATTATGTAAAAAAAGAAACCGAAATGGCGAGAATGCTTCTTATGCTTACCTGCAGCAGTTTGTTTGTAATTTCTTTCAATACTTTGATGCCGGTTTTTGCTAAAGATATTTTTAGCGGAAACGCTCAGACTTTCAGTTGGTTTGAAAGCGCTGCCGGAATTGGTTCTGTTTTATCGGCCGTTTATATTGCGAATTTGAAATCGGCTGAAAACATGAATAAATTGATGATTGCCGCCAGTTTACTTCTTGGTTTTAGTATTATTATTTTGGCTGTTTCTAGCAGTTTGACAGTTGCTTTAATCTGCATGACGTTAAGCGGAGTGGGAATGATGGGACAAACTTCTTCTATCAACATTTATATTCAGACGCAGAGTACTGTAAATATGCGTTCTAGAAGTATCAGTTATTACATGATGGCTTATCAAGGTATGATTCCTGTGGGAAGTTTAATTATTGGTTATCTTTCTCACTTTATCGGAACTCGGAATACTGTTGTCATTCAAGGAGTTATCTGTATTATTTCTGTAATTGTGTATGTATATTACAAAAATCATAAAGCCTCAGAAGATTTGGAGACTTGCCCAGTTCCTTATCAAAATTCCAAAAATTAA